In Magnetococcales bacterium, a genomic segment contains:
- a CDS encoding DUF86 domain-containing protein has protein sequence MDRDTGYLIDMLTSAKLAVEYLEGTDKAGFVTDVRTQDAIVRRLEIIGEASRRLTEQGRASLPELPWRAMVSMRNLMIHEYDSVDYALVWETVKQDLPSLIQLLERRLGKGTTQRAL, from the coding sequence ATGGATCGTGATACGGGCTACCTGATCGACATGCTGACCTCCGCGAAGCTGGCCGTTGAATATTTGGAAGGAACCGACAAGGCGGGTTTCGTCACAGATGTGCGCACGCAGGATGCGATAGTACGGCGACTGGAGATTATCGGAGAGGCATCCAGGCGATTAACTGAGCAGGGCCGTGCCTCATTGCCAGAGTTACCCTGGCGTGCCATGGTGTCCATGCGGAATTTAATGATCCATGAATACGATAGTGTGGACTACGCCCTGGTGTGGGAGACGGTCAAACAGGATCTTCCGTCGTTGATCCAACTTTTGGAAAGAAGACTTGGAAAGGGAACAACCCAGCGCGCCCTGTGA
- a CDS encoding killer suppression protein yields MEIFFRDRKLKKECNSQQSLQKAYGEKQARLIALRLKAIRAAVHLGEFWPTQKHTGRCHELKGNRAGQLSMDLDHPYRLIFEPANVPIEQRPEGGLDWHRVTAILIIGVEDTHE; encoded by the coding sequence ATGGAAATTTTTTTTCGCGACCGGAAGCTGAAAAAAGAGTGTAACAGCCAACAATCCTTGCAAAAAGCCTATGGAGAGAAGCAGGCCCGATTGATTGCCCTCCGTCTCAAGGCCATTCGTGCGGCGGTTCACCTTGGTGAATTCTGGCCGACCCAAAAACACACGGGGCGTTGCCATGAACTGAAGGGCAATCGGGCCGGTCAGTTGTCCATGGACCTGGACCATCCCTATCGCCTGATCTTCGAACCTGCCAATGTTCCCATCGAACAACGTCCCGAAGGTGGGCTCGACTGGCATCGGGTCACAGCCATTTTGATCATTGGTGTGGAGGATACTCATGAATAA
- a CDS encoding HigA family addiction module antidote protein, translating into MNKPIANQYVPDHAVHPGEILEEYLSALGMNQTELSARTGIVLKHINEIIRGKAAITVDTALKLERTVGHSASFWNNLQQLYEQDIARLADNKRLEEDLGWLKQIPVRKMAEAGWIRTFQDKKEQLAEILRFFGVASRAQWESVWSGSPVAAFRQSRNGTISETAVSAWLRQGEIQAQATQCASFDKAGFENVLTEARHLTREPPRIFQPRLIELCAGVGVAVVFVPELPKTGISGATRWLTPNKALIQLSLRYKADDQLWFTFFHEAGHILRHGKKDVFLEGVAGMNQEKENEANQFAADFLIPADRWATFKQKHPYTLATVRSFAETLEIAPGIVIGRLQHEKIVAFKWGNNLKCRLTWQKAGQDNSGWRNTNDAILDE; encoded by the coding sequence ATGAATAAGCCGATTGCAAATCAGTATGTTCCGGACCATGCCGTTCATCCAGGCGAAATCCTGGAGGAGTACCTCTCCGCTCTGGGAATGAACCAAACCGAGCTGTCGGCACGTACCGGCATCGTACTCAAACATATCAACGAGATCATTCGTGGAAAAGCTGCAATCACGGTCGATACCGCACTGAAATTGGAACGCACGGTTGGCCACTCCGCCAGTTTTTGGAACAACCTGCAACAACTGTATGAACAGGACATTGCCCGTTTGGCCGACAATAAGCGTCTTGAAGAAGATCTTGGATGGCTGAAACAGATTCCGGTTCGGAAGATGGCGGAGGCTGGGTGGATCAGGACATTTCAGGACAAGAAAGAACAGCTTGCCGAGATTCTCCGATTCTTTGGCGTGGCTTCACGGGCGCAATGGGAGTCTGTTTGGAGTGGATCCCCCGTGGCAGCCTTTCGCCAGTCCAGAAATGGAACGATCAGCGAAACCGCCGTGTCTGCCTGGTTGCGTCAGGGAGAAATTCAGGCGCAGGCAACCCAATGCGCGTCGTTCGATAAAGCGGGATTCGAAAATGTATTGACGGAGGCCCGCCATTTGACCAGAGAGCCGCCACGGATTTTTCAGCCCCGCCTGATCGAACTGTGCGCTGGAGTTGGCGTGGCCGTGGTCTTTGTCCCGGAACTGCCCAAAACCGGCATCTCTGGCGCAACCCGATGGCTCACCCCCAACAAGGCATTGATTCAACTCAGTCTGCGTTACAAGGCTGACGACCAATTGTGGTTCACGTTTTTCCATGAGGCGGGGCATATCCTGCGGCATGGAAAGAAGGATGTGTTTCTGGAAGGTGTTGCGGGTATGAATCAAGAGAAGGAGAATGAAGCCAACCAGTTTGCCGCCGATTTTCTCATTCCCGCCGACCGTTGGGCTACCTTCAAACAAAAGCACCCATACACCTTGGCCACGGTGAGGTCTTTTGCCGAAACATTGGAAATCGCCCCCGGAATCGTCATCGGGCGGTTGCAACACGAGAAGATTGTGGCTTTCAAGTGGGGCAATAATCTGAAATGTCGATTGACATGGCAGAAGGCCGGGCAAGACAACTCGGGTTGGAGAAATACAAATGACGCCATCCTTGACGAATGA
- a CDS encoding ImmA/IrrE family metallo-endopeptidase: MNLKELRQTILGFRLETVHRYTGIPLDRLERIENGEAPDIAEIESMALVYGISPEVLAEDPIRVLPQDGVHLLARNNEFQEWNEHIRHGIVKIHNAAKDLARLRSMVPADGDRVRPGADLPPLPVINNNSPPWQQGRELAQAFRTYFCLGEEPLPSVRDLALDVITVTLLYCKLGADGPAGLTFANSQEGAVLALNMDGKNTNPTARRVSLAHELCHYWIDWRRPDPLATLSGYLSDRKKEIEQRANAFAIRLLCPESVVQRHLDKSNDAEKTAEYLIKEFGLPYSAARNYLSHTCGRTIPVRPVPGLRVGIDQCWQDCEAPAGVADFPLPEVSVERRTFVARHAAYLYAERHIQRDFFAEMLGVPPSAALEMVLDFFDTDPPMLPDHA, encoded by the coding sequence ATGAACCTGAAAGAGCTTCGCCAAACCATCCTTGGATTTCGTCTGGAAACGGTTCACCGGTACACGGGGATTCCCCTGGATCGGCTTGAACGCATCGAGAATGGAGAAGCGCCGGATATTGCAGAGATCGAATCGATGGCGTTGGTGTATGGTATTTCCCCGGAGGTTCTTGCCGAAGATCCAATCCGCGTTTTGCCGCAAGATGGCGTTCATCTTTTGGCACGAAACAATGAATTCCAGGAATGGAATGAGCATATTCGTCATGGCATCGTCAAGATTCACAATGCGGCAAAAGATTTGGCCCGGCTTCGGTCGATGGTTCCCGCGGATGGTGACCGGGTCCGGCCTGGAGCGGATCTGCCTCCCTTGCCCGTAATCAACAACAATTCTCCGCCCTGGCAGCAAGGGCGTGAATTGGCGCAGGCATTCAGAACATATTTTTGTCTTGGGGAAGAACCTTTACCGTCTGTTCGTGATTTGGCACTGGATGTTATCACTGTCACATTGTTGTACTGCAAATTGGGTGCGGATGGGCCTGCCGGATTAACCTTTGCCAATTCTCAGGAAGGGGCGGTCCTGGCGCTCAATATGGATGGAAAAAACACCAATCCGACTGCCAGGCGCGTGAGTTTGGCTCATGAACTTTGTCACTATTGGATCGATTGGCGCCGTCCTGATCCTCTGGCGACGCTATCCGGGTATCTTTCCGACCGGAAGAAGGAGATTGAACAACGCGCCAATGCATTCGCCATTCGTCTTTTGTGTCCGGAATCGGTGGTTCAACGTCACCTTGACAAAAGCAATGATGCTGAAAAAACTGCCGAATATCTGATCAAGGAATTTGGTTTGCCGTATAGTGCGGCGAGAAATTATCTATCGCATACTTGTGGCAGAACCATTCCAGTTCGACCAGTGCCAGGTTTGCGCGTTGGTATTGATCAATGCTGGCAGGACTGTGAGGCCCCGGCAGGTGTTGCCGATTTCCCGCTTCCCGAGGTTTCGGTGGAACGCCGCACGTTTGTTGCTCGGCATGCGGCCTATCTGTACGCGGAGCGTCATATTCAAAGGGATTTCTTTGCCGAGATGTTGGGTGTGCCTCCGAGTGCGGCATTGGAAATGGTCTTGGACTTTTTCGACACAGACCCCCCGATGTTGCCGGATCACGCATGA